Genomic segment of Triticum aestivum cultivar Chinese Spring chromosome 6A, IWGSC CS RefSeq v2.1, whole genome shotgun sequence:
CCAAATTATTTTCGTGATCTTGCATGTATATTTGGCAACTCAATCGATGTCTGCCTCTTGCTCCACTATCGAAGTAACATTACATCATCCCTCTTACCTTCTCCAATGGGTACACGGTCTTTTGGCAGGCCGCGCATTTATCTTGAGTTCCAGAGAAGGCAGATGACATCTTGCTTGGAGCCTTTGCCTGCAGTTGATTTTGAATTCGCTATGTAAATAGTTTACCCATTGACACATGTGACGGGAATCGGTGAATAATCTCTGAGAAGGGAAGATGCGACGTTTGCACACTGGAACTGTACCTCGCTCTTCTCTGCGGATTTGCCACCTGAGTAACGGAACAAAAGGTCAGAATATCTGTTGGTCAGCAGTATGCTAGGACTGCGGTTTCGCATTACCTGGCGTAAAATTCTTTGAGAAGTTCCCCGTCTCCTTGAAGAGCTGTTCGAAATGGGTCTTGCAGTAGAGAACACCATCCATGGAAGAGTAGTTGCACATCTAGAGGCCATGCAGAAAATGAAACGCAAGCCATGTTGCCAATATTCCCATTTTGCACAAACGTATACACATATATATAATAATAGGACACAAAAGCGAAACATATTGCCGTTGAGTTCAAGGTGAAAAGCATTAGCTGAGGCCGGGGCCGCAATGCATACCGAGAGGGTCCCCTTGCAGTGGCTGCACTTGAAGCATGTCTTGTGGTAGGAGACGCCGTCGGCGGTGAGGAGGTCGATGAAATGGACGGTCTTGTCGCACGTCTTGCACTTGTCCTGCGTGCCGGTGAAAGACATGGCGATCGGCGCCGGTGATCGGCCGAGCAATGGGGACGCGCGGTCTTCTTCTTATTCGGGCGCGTCTCCTCCGGTTGGTCGGCGAGCGACGTGAATGGGCTCTTTAAGAGGAACCAGCGTGGCGTCTCGAGAACGAGATGGAGACCGCGATGGGCGACGCTTTAAAAGGGCGCGGGGCATGGTGGGCTTGGGAGCAAAGATAGGAGATGCATGGGCTCCAGACCGCACAAAACCAATCTATCTAAAAGCACTGTTTAATTTTGGAAGTAATGGCCCTCTGGTGTTTGCTTCCTTTCTCTGGTTCTCCTCTTTTCATGGGCGTGCCGTGTCTGGATTAAGTGCCTGTCCATTCCAGGCCGTGTGAGCCACCAACATGACATGCTGAAATGGATGCGTTCTTTCCCCTCAAAAAAGAAATGGATGCGTTCTTGCATCGAAACAATCATGCTGGGCAGTTGCTGCTAGCTTTTATTGCAAATTTGAGGTCTATATTTTTGGGGTCCGGGTTCTCATTTACTTGATCCAAACATGGTCTCACTTTCACTTTGAGCAACAACCGAAATGAACATACACTTAAATTTAATAAAACATTTGAAACTTTAAAAAAAATTAGATTCCTTTGTATACGCTATGTTCCTAAATATAATATGTTTTGGTAGTTTAAATCAAACtgtcaaaacatcttatatttaggaacgaaggttgTACTATTTAAATTAATGAAAGATTACGGTAGAAAGGAATATCTGATGTCTACTGAAATTAATGAAATTAAGTTAATCTCAATCAAATATCACTAAAACAGAAAACCATGATCCCAATCGATCAACGTTCGTCGCAAGAAAGTAGCAAGCAGTTTCGCCCTGCGTTTCCTCGCTTGGACGACACGGGGAGCGGCACATTGAAGGGTTCCTCTTAATCCTCCTTCCCCACTAGCGCTCGTCGTCGCCTCGGCGTCAGCAGGAAGCTCGCGCCAGGACGGTAGTACGTGGAGTCAGATTTGTCTCGAGGAGCCGCTCTGTGTCTTTGCCTAGATGTCTGGCGGCAAGGTATGGGTATGCTCTCTTCCCTCGCCTTCACAATGGACCAAGATAGTGAGAGCGGTGGCAGACTAGCTATTACACCACGGTCAGAGGTTACACGATGACCGACGATTGGCATCCGGTGGCTCTATTGTAGCATACATCTAGATGTGAATTCAAGCATGGGTGAAAGAGTGGTCTAACCAAAGGCAGTCACAGCTCCCTTGAGAGCCACACCCTTCATGAAGGCGCCATCGTGGCTTTCCCTCCCCTTTGGAGATTGGATAGGGCGATATTTGATAGATTGTTCTCAAAACGGTTACAGTATTGTTCAACTCTTGCTACAAAATATTCTTACAACCCAAAAGAAAAGGTCATGTATTGAAAAAATAAACTTTTTCCGTGCACTATAAAAGTCAGAGACTGCTAGGCGCCAGCACGCCGGTCGGCCCCCAGCCATCAGATGCGATGTCCAAGTACCGTTGGATCTGAGTCAACGTCCCTTTCCTTCCTCGCGTATCCCTTCCGTACGAAAAATCACAGAGGAAAACATGGCCGCCACGTTCGCCCCTCAACCACCGCGCGCTCGCCCTCGGTTGCCGCACGCCATCTCCTGTCACCGTGGAGGAAGTTGCCTTGCTGGTCGCAAACGCCTGGCCATTGTCGTCGCAGCAAATGCGCCGATGACGGTTGTAACAAAAGATGTCGCAGACCCTCGGTTTTGAAATGGCAGACGACCACATGGCAGCCAAAAAGCTGGTGGTGGCATTGTTTGGAGCGCTTCCAGCAAAAACCAAACCCGATGGAAGCATTTTTGGTGGTTCCTTCCAGCAAACCCAAAAGCCGATGGTAGCAATTTTGGGCgcgggttccagcaaaacaaaaAACGGTGGTAGCATTTTTTTGGAGTGGTTTCCAGCAAAACCAATGTCGTTTCAGCAAAAACACTTGCAATTCCCATCATAAACTTATGTCCGTTTtagaaaaaaaatagttgtagcaaaACGATTCTCGGCGGTCGTTTGGTCGAAATTGTTTCTAGCTTATCGCCCTGCCGCTTCCAGCTTCTCCACCGACTGATTCCAACAAAATTACCCTCAGTTGCAGCATCCCACTGGTCATCGTCAACGCATGTAGCACGATGCGGCTGGTTCCAGCAACCATAGCGCCGATTGCAGCAAATTCATGGCCACACCCTCTGCTTTGAAGGTGATGGAGAACGCCCTTTGGCACGATGATCGGCTGCGCGGTACCTAGAGGGACGAAGCCCACGCTGTAACTGCGTGCATGCTCAATGGGCTAGCAAGTGTATATGACTCCATGCACCCAATCATAATTAAAAGACTCAAAATAACTCAATCATGATTAAAGCAATGAATTGCAGGGGGAATCGAAGGAACAAACTCATCAATCTAACTGCCACGGCCTTGTAAAACCATACAGCGTACAATGGCTCGCCGGACCTCTAATCCCGGATGGAGGTAGTTCTTTTTTACTACATATGTTAAAAATGTTCTTAATGTACTTTCAAAATGTATTTAGAAATGCTCATCGCGTACTTTTACA
This window contains:
- the LOC123130719 gene encoding LIM domain-containing protein PLIM2b, producing the protein MSFTGTQDKCKTCDKTVHFIDLLTADGVSYHKTCFKCSHCKGTLSMCNYSSMDGVLYCKTHFEQLFKETGNFSKNFTPGGKSAEKSEAKAPSKMSSAFSGTQDKCAACQKTVYPLEKLTLEGECYHKSCFKCSHGGCILTTSSYAALNGILYCKIHFSQLFKEKGSYNHLIKTAQTKKENVEAAAAAEAGAEAAAAAAAAAAEPEAPPQDEE